The following coding sequences lie in one Aspergillus puulaauensis MK2 DNA, chromosome 3, nearly complete sequence genomic window:
- a CDS encoding uncharacterized protein (COG:F;~EggNog:ENOG410Q2NC;~InterPro:IPR000845,IPR035994;~PFAM:PF01048;~go_function: GO:0003824 - catalytic activity [Evidence IEA];~go_process: GO:0009116 - nucleoside metabolic process [Evidence IEA]), with product MTRLVLPPASRYSSKLQTARYTVGWICVLPTEFSAARRMLDEEYPADDLIRGEGDRNSYILGRIGKHNVVLNCPPAGTSGELRAARTATDMKSSFPWIRFVLLVGIGGGVPARKHDIRLGDVVAGTSVVPLDKGAATDHGFRPDVKCLWPPDVLSAAVTFLESHLQARNLARIVEEAATDPVRGRCSRPKIDRLYCSSYLHHEDCDCLRSDPEYFTRIHHRNPRQGTLVSAHHGRIGSGNAVIKDAHTRDEYAKRHNVLCVEMEAVGVMEVTGCLPIRGISDYADGHKNDDWQPYAALAAAVYAKELLQAMSTADVERCVLHVAGNILESFINGAVCSASSHSAGSSLQSAQSVMEGLMDRHEIVVTLLDGPIQNLGDQTRIKLEDVQKVKELQSSQTRIQEALQHLGARVDQQAENSNYVTRAEWEKLRAQVQQNTSNIEALSTTTQDTLDTTVRLMDDLGHHINKEKFIFVARILNSAKEYTDHATRFGKAYKGKERRTKDSESTTTSPPPSEKAGPSSSGRAGTAAFSNSQPQSGPEPQSPTPSFYENFRSKFTGKKETGSRSSTPTEESRPKIPPRPLHGFVREPVTSPISPYLHDSPATPGGLRPGGHGLPPRPNIRQPPRPSPQRQPSPRTQPQSSNTSRHASPSGRPNQAMQDREMHTPRSQQSTGGSAMSGTTLSSQHLSEQMNEKPEEAEYERKPVKDIRSMFEQGGHTPSSKK from the coding sequence ATGACTCGCTTAGTACTGCCGCCCGCCTCGCGATACTCCTCCAAGCTTCAAACCGCCAGATACACGGTCGGATGGATCTGCGTGCTCCCCACCGAGTTCTCCGCCGCACGGAGAATGCTGGACGAAGAATATCCTGCGGACGATCTGATCCGAGGCGAAGGGGACCGGAACAGCTACATCTTGGGACGAATCGGCAAGCATAACGTCGTGCTCAACTGCCCGCCGGCCGGAACCTCTGGCGAACTTCGAGCGGCCAGGACCGCCACCGATATGAAGAGCAGCTTTCCTTGGATCCGCTTTGTGCTTCTCGTGGGCATTGGAGGAGGGGTACCGGCGCGCAAACACGATATCCGGCTGGGGGATGTCGTCGCTGGGACTTCGGTGGTTCCCCTGGATAAAGGCGCAGCCACCGACCATGGGTTTCGTCCCGATGTGAAATGCCTCTGGCCCCCAGACGTCCTCTCCGCTGCCGTCACCTTCCTCGAATCTCATCTCCAAGCAAGGAATCTGGCGCGGATTGTGGAGGAGGCTGCCACCGACCCAGTGCGTGGCCGATGCTCGCGCCCCAAGATCGATCGATTGTACTGTTCCTCCTATCTTCATCATGAAGACTGCGATTGCCTGCGCTCAGACCCCGAATACTTCACCAGAATCCACCATCGCAACCCTCGACAGGGGACTCTCGTTTCGGCACACCATGGTCGCATTGGGTCCGGCAACGCGGTCATAAAAGATGCTCACACGCGAGACGAGTATGCAAAGCGACACAACGTGCTCTGCGTTGAAATGGAGGCAGTCGGCGTCATGGAGGTCACCGGCTGTTTGCCGATCCGGGGCATCTCAGACTATGCAGACGGGCACAAGAATGACGACTGGCAGCCCTATGCGgcactggctgctgcagtctACGCaaaggagctgctgcaggccaTGAGCACAGCTGATGTTGAACGATGTGTCCTTCATGTCGCGGGCAATATTTTGGAGAGTTTTATCAACGGCGCCGTATGCTCTGCATCCAGTCACTCGGCTGGAAGCTCCCTGCAATCTGCGCAATCTGTCATGGAGGGACTAATGGATCGACATGAGATTGTTGTAACACTCCTGGATGGTCCAATTCAGAATCTCGGGGACCAAACTCGCATCAAGCTTGAAGATGTTCAAAAGGTAAAAGAGCTGCAAAGTAGTCAGACTCGCATACAGGAAGctctgcagcatcttggGGCAAGAGTCGACCAGCAGGCGGAGAATTCCAACTATGTGACCAGAGCCGAGTGGGAAAAGCTCAGGGCTCAGGTACAACAAAACACCTCCAATATTGAGGCTCTGTCTACCACCACTCAGGACACGTTGGACACCACTGTTCGTCTCATGGACGACCTGGGCCACCATATCAACAAAGAAAAGTTCATTTTCGTCGCCCGCATTCTGAATTCCGCAAAGGAGTATACCGACCACGCTACACGCTTTGGCAAAGCCTATAAGGGGAAAGAGCGTAGGACAAAGGACTCGGAGTCGACCACGACCTCTCCACCGCCGTCCGAAAAAGCAGGGCCTTCATCATCTGGACGGGCTGGCACCGCTGCTTTCTCAAACTCTCAGCCTCAGTCTGGTCCAGAACCACAGTCACCAACCCCGTCGTTCTACGAGAACTTTCGCAGTAAGTTTACCGGCAAGAAGGAAACAGGATCTCGGTCTTCCACTCCAACTGAAGAGTCACGACCAAAGATTCCCCCCCGTCCTCTCCATGGTTTTGTGCGGGAACCGGTCACAAGTCCCATTTCACCGTATCTGCACGACAGTCCAGCTACACCGGGAGGACTACGTCCTGGAGGACACGGCTTGCCTCCTCGACCCAACATACGCCAACCCCCCCGGCCTAGCCCGCAGCGGCAACCCTCCCCAAGGACACAACCCCAGAGTAGTAATACCTCTCGCCACGCAAGCCCGAGTGGCCGACCAAATCAAGCAATGCAAGATCGGGAAATGCATACTCCACGCTCGCAACAGAGCACTGGAGGGTCTGCCATGTCGGGCACTACGCTCAGCTCTCAACACTTGTCTGAACAGATGAACGAAAAAccggaggaggcggagtaCGAGCGGAAACCTGTCAAGGATATACGTTCTATGTTTGAGCAGGGCGGGCATACACCGTCAAGTAAGAAGTAA
- a CDS encoding F-box protein (COG:S;~EggNog:ENOG410PTH7;~InterPro:IPR001810,IPR036047;~PFAM:PF00646,PF12937;~go_function: GO:0005515 - protein binding [Evidence IEA]): MTQLSLVPVEVLYSIISLLGPSDHSRLSRTCKQIHQLATPRLWRSYRKYNQQPYNPFLRTILTNPCLASHIEELRMADATQDDPREISDEDIQLFQSAVSKLPLPAEFQDRLKAGIREGHSDPMLAVILCNLPNLKNMFLDRPESCELICELFDHADSGEFSSSLGLNSIRRFSIETEDYLFSTGPCHEYGSMFNMTHEAQIIHLSDDSMSPSRFRDGSSALEHLHILASCMGPDAMRVFIRSCRTLRTFNYTFGKVRDNEDHFRPREAVGELRRHGDTLEELTMLYDDDHVKMPLYDLTAREWYMGTGLRRFTRLKKLRSGMHSLLGLLHPRSNAMEAYPANPQADKERPELVDVLPASIEHLSILYADARIIPHLQKVGDIREKQFPNLKKIIVGFCSESTEKDVQLEIPGLELVVLYQIQEEREAYVNGRERYSWVGSPVFRD; this comes from the coding sequence ATGACACAACTCTCTCTCGTTCCCGTGGAGGTTCTCTACTCCATAATTTCTCTCCTGGGCCCCTCTGATCATTCGCGCCTATCTCGAACGTGCAAGCAAATCCACCAACTAGCCACGCCGCGTCTCTGGAGAAGCTACCGCAAATACAATCAGCAACCTTACAACCCATTCCTGCGGACTATACTCACCAACCCATGCCTAGCCAGCCACATTGAAGAACTCCGCATGGCGGATGCCACCCAAGATGACCCCCGCGAAATCTCAGACGAAGATATCCAATTATTCCAGTCCGCAGTCTCAAAGCTCCCACTTCCAGCTGAATTCCAAGACCGCCTGAAAGCCGGGATCAGAGAAGGGCACAGTGACCCCATGCTTGCCGTCATACTCTGCAACCTACCCAATCTCAAGAATATGTTCCTCGACCGGCCTGAGAGCTGCGAGTTGATATGTGAGCTATTTGACCACGCCGATTCGGGCGAGTTTTCTTCTAGCCTTGGCCTTAACAGCATCCGACGATTCTCCATAGAAACCGAAGACTACCTATTCTCTACGGGACCATGTCACGAGTACGGAAGCATGTTTAACATGACACACGAGGCGCAAATCATACACCTAAGCGATGACAGTATGAGTCCATCTCGATTCCGAGACGGCTCATCTGCGCTTGAACATCTCCACATACTCGCAAGCTGTATGGGGCCGGATGCCATGCGGGTGTTTATACGCAGCTGCAGAACGCTCCGCACGTTCAACTATACTTTTGGGAAAGTCCGTGATAATGAGGACCATTTCAGGCCGCGGGAGGCTGTGGGGGAGCTTCGGCGCCATGGAGATACGCTTGAGGAGCTCACGATGCTGTATGACGATGATCATGTGAAGATGCCGTTGTATGATTTGACGGCGAGAGAGTGGTACATGGGGACGGGGCTGCGGCGGTTTACTAGGTTGAAGAAGCTTCGGAGTGGTATGCATAGTCTGCTTGGGCTACTGCATCCACGGTCGAATGCGATGGAGGCGTATCCTGCCAATCCTCAGGCGGATAAGGAAAGGCCAGAGCTGGTGGATGTGCTTCCGGCGTCAATAGAGCACTTGAGTATCCTGTATGCTGATGCACGGATTATTCCTCACTTGCAAAAGGTTGGGGATATCCGCGAGAAACAATTTCCCAATCTGAAAAAGATTATTGTCGGGTTTTGCTCCGAGTCAACGGAGAAGGACGTTCAGTTGGAAATTCCAGGGCTAGAGTTGGTGGTGCTATATCAGATccaggaggagagagaggccTATGTTAATGGCCGAGAGCGCTATTCGTGGGTTGGGTCTCCGGTCTTCAGGGACTGA
- a CDS encoding glutamine--tRNA ligase (BUSCO:EOG09260WYQ;~COG:J;~EggNog:ENOG410PG6P;~InterPro:IPR020056,IPR000924,IPR020059,IPR020058, IPR001412,IPR014729,IPR004514,IPR011035;~PFAM:PF00749,PF03950;~go_component: GO:0005737 - cytoplasm [Evidence IEA];~go_function: GO:0000166 - nucleotide binding [Evidence IEA];~go_function: GO:0004812 - aminoacyl-tRNA ligase activity [Evidence IEA];~go_function: GO:0004819 - glutamine-tRNA ligase activity [Evidence IEA];~go_function: GO:0005524 - ATP binding [Evidence IEA];~go_process: GO:0006412 - translation [Evidence IEA];~go_process: GO:0006418 - tRNA aminoacylation for protein translation [Evidence IEA];~go_process: GO:0006425 - glutaminyl-tRNA aminoacylation [Evidence IEA];~go_process: GO:0043039 - tRNA aminoacylation [Evidence IEA]), whose product MEPPKDNKPADAAGPKNQKPRPDKTKAPSPKNNVPDDPEAMFKVGFLADVYGLNATDKVVTRFPPEPNGFLHLGHSKAIAINFGFAQYHGGVCYLRYDDTSPAKEEEKYFTAIADMIQWLGFEPVKVTYSSDYFDRLYNLAEDLIKKDGAYVCHCSKSEVSLQRGGGKGTTARYACPHRDRPTEESLVEFRAMRDGKYAPKEATFRMKQDLESGNPQMWDLAAYRVIQPRKGDDGDDEQNLGIHHRTGDRWRIYPTYDFTHCLVDSFEGITHSLCTTEFELSRVSYNWLCDKLEVYRPMQREYGRLNLAGTVLSKRKIMDLISNGHVHDWDDPRLYTLIALKRRGIPPGAILSFVNGLGVSKATTTIDTKRFEQSVRQYLERTVPRLMVVPDPIPVVIENLPEDHLEMVEVPFSKDPEFGVHTVPFTATVYIDRSDFQETASKDFFRLAPGKSVGLLKVPYPITATSFEKDPTTGLVTSIRAHYDKPEEGATFKKPKAYIHWVADCPSLNSPIKASVRIYDPLFTVSNPDSHPDGFLSVVNPNSEHVFFHAMVEVGLQEIIRRAPWPNFKAEQKQTSDSDSAAAPPESVRFQGMRVGYFCLDRDSSDDRVVLNRIVTLKEDPKK is encoded by the exons ATGGAGCCTCCGAAGGACAACAAACCAGCCGATGCGGCAGGACccaaaaaccaaaaaccaAGGCCCGACAAAACCAAGGCTCCATCGCCTAAAAATAATGTTCCTGACGACCCAGAGGCCATGTTCAAGGTTGGGTTTCTTGCTGATGTCTATGGCTTGAACGCGACTGATAAGGTGGTCACCCGCTTTCCACCCGAACCCAATGGTTTCCTTCACTTGGGGCACAGTAAAGCTATCGCAATCAACTTCGGATTTGCACAATACCATGGAGGCGTTTGCTATCTTCGATATGATGATACGAGCCCCGctaaggaggaggagaaatatTTCACTGCTATTGCGGATATGATTCAATGGTTGGGATTCGAGCCCGTCAAAGTGACATATTCGAGTGATTATTTTGATCGCTTGTATAATCTCGCAGAAGATCTTATCAAGAAAGACGGTGCCTATGTTTGTCATTGCTCTA AAAGCGAGGTCTCTCTCCAACGCGGTGGTGGTAAAGGCACTACCGCTCGCTATGCTTGTCCTCACCGCGATCGACCCACCGAGGAGTCCCTTGTCGAGTTCAGAGCCATGCGAGATGGAAAGTATGCGCCCAAAGAGGCCACTTTTCGTATGAAGCAGGACCTAGAGTCGGGGAATCCCCAAATGTGGGACTTGGCTGCTTATCGTGTCATTCAGCCTCGGAAGGGCGATGACGGTGACGACGAACAGAACTTGGGAATCCATCATCGCACTGGAGACAGGTGGAGGATCTATCCAACCTACGATTTCACGCATTGTCTTGTTGATAGCTTTGAAGGGATCACGCACTCGCTTTGTACGACTGAGTTCGAGCTCTCAAGGGTTTCGTATAATTGGCTGTGTGATAAGCTGGAAGTCTACCGGCCTATGCAAAGAGA ATATGGGCGCCTGAACTTGGCTGGCACAGTCCTGTCCAAGCGGAAAATCATGGACCTAATCTCGAACGGACATGTGCACGACTGGGATGATCCTCGTCTATACACGCTTATTGCGCTGAAACGTCGAGGTATTCCGCCTGGCGCTATTCTTTCCTTTGTCAATGGGCTTGGTGTCTCGAAGGCGACAACCACTATAGATACCAAGCGGTTTGAGCAAAGTGTAAGACAGTACTTGGAACGCACTGTGCCACGCTTGATGGTCGTTCCCGATCCTATCCCCGTGGTGATCGAAAACCTCCCTGAAGACCacctggagatggtggaagtCCCTTTTTCAAAAGACCCCGAATTTGGT GTTCACACTGTCCCGTTCACCGCAACGGTCTATATTGACCGATCTGACTTCCAGGAGACCGCCAGCAAAGATTTCTTCCGGCTAGCTCCTGGCAAATCAGTTGGCCTGTTGAAGGTGCCGTATCCCATAACGGCAACCAGTTTCGAGAAAGACCCGACCACTGGCCTAGTAACGTCAATACGTGCTCACTACGACAAGCCTGAGGAGGGTGCCACGTTCAAGAAACCCAAGGC CTACATCCACTGGGTCGCAGATTGCCCATCTCTGAACAGTCCCATCAAGGCCTCTGTCCGCATCTACGATCCCCTCTTCACCGTCAGCAATCCAGACTCGCACCCTGATGGTTTCCTTTCAGTTGTCAACCCGAACTCAGAGCACGTCTTCTTTCACGCTATGGTTGAAGTAGGTCTCCAAGAAATCATCCGCAGGGCCCCGTGGCCCAACTTCAAAGCGGAGCAAAAGCAAACGTCAGACTCGGACAGCGCGGCAGCGCCTCCAGAGAGTGTTCGGTTTCAAGGGATGCGCGTAGGGTATTTCTGCTTGGATCGCGATAGCTCAGATGATAGGGTTGTACTGAATCGGATCGTGACTTTGAAGGAGGATCCGAAGAAATGA
- a CDS encoding general stress protein (COG:S;~EggNog:ENOG410PSQJ;~InterPro:IPR019626;~PFAM:PF10685), with product MAQNQNPGNFLNRPQGEVEDIARKGGQHSHAGGFASMDTGKQRDIASQGGQASSGSFQPGEQRAKEAGRKGGKATGYGYPEE from the exons ATGGCCCAAAACCAGAATCCCGGTAACTTCTTAAACCGCCCACAAGGCGAGGTCGAAGATATCGCCCGCAAGGGTGGCCAGCACAGCCACGCCGGTGGCTTCGCCAGCATGGACACCGGCAAGCAG CGCGATATTGCGTCCCAGGGTGGCCAGGCCTCCAGTGGGAGCTTCCAGCCTGGCGAGCAGCGTGcgaaagaagctggaaggaAGGGTGGTAAGGCGACGGGGTATGGATACCCTGAGGAATAA
- the RPL22 gene encoding 60S ribosomal protein eL22 (COG:J;~EggNog:ENOG410PQSK;~InterPro:IPR002671,IPR038526;~PFAM:PF01776;~go_component: GO:0005840 - ribosome [Evidence IEA];~go_function: GO:0003735 - structural constituent of ribosome [Evidence IEA];~go_process: GO:0006412 - translation [Evidence IEA]), with amino-acid sequence MAPAVARGRKAQKVTQKFVINASQPANDKIFDVSAFEKFLHDRIKVEGRVGNLGDKVVISQVGDGKVEVVAHIPFSGRYLKYLTKKYLKKQQLRDWLRVVSTSKGVYELRFYNVASEEADEDEE; translated from the exons ATGGCTCCCGCT GTCGCCCGTGGTCGCAAGGCCCAGAAGGTCACCCAGAAG TTCGTCATCAACGCTTCTCAGCCCGCCAACGACAAGATCTTCGATGTCTCGGCTTTCGAGAAGTTCCTCCACGACCGCATCAAGGTTGAGGGCCGCGTCGGAAACCTCGGCGACAAGGTCGTCATCTCCCaggttggcgatggcaaggttgaggttgtcgCTCACATCCCCTTCTCTGGTCGCTACCTCAAGTACCT GACCAAGAAGTACctcaagaagcagcagctccgTGACTGGCTGCGCGTCGTCTCGACCTCCAAGGGCGTTTACGAGCTCCGCTTCTACAACGTCGCCTCTGAGGaggccgatgaggatgaggagtaA
- the rex3 gene encoding putative RNA exonuclease Rex3 (COG:L;~EggNog:ENOG410PG7T;~InterPro:IPR012337,IPR036397,IPR013520,IPR034922;~go_function: GO:0003676 - nucleic acid binding [Evidence IEA]), which translates to MFAPLGLFKDIPCPQGEECSVFACIFSHRDPRPSSTLATRSQPSEQKEAEPARKRIKLDSRPEQKDSSKDGLPSAPGSGRSTPVKNPESRAQRTEIARPTPRQPAISKTTAPIRREASTAGNPGSSLPARQAPKESLNPRMLPKAPATYNARSAILKKLHDTLKSLNDKLAKDKELEDKCLILTPDELITMALDEEEKAAKDNPTVYSNVVKLRIVKLSKLSKEDWAKELKEYLNKKYYKIQPSQAPKEPEPLTTGLSVEEEIAIASKLITPLQGLENYGYVTRAPTAEEIEVARKGAVESKGWEKCERCSGRFQVFPGRREDGSLTTGGTCTHHPGKALYPPKKKTDHVTGAREAYFTCCNETLGQSSGCTKGETHVFKVSETKRLASILQFETTPENQDKTPKSPICFDCEMGYTTLGLELIRMTAVSWPEGKKILDVLVRPLGEVLDLNSRFSGVFPEHYNKALPYSAQAATSLETPTEDAPLQVVDSPATARALLFTFLHPTTPLIGHAIDNDLNACRIIHPTVIDTAILYPHPAGGLPYRMSLRTLAKKHLDRDIQTGGNRGHDSKEDAIATGDLVRVKAAEAWKTLKARGWVMTDGELVAPPGQEDISIFPQLRLGSGAGVKRSSEAANS; encoded by the coding sequence TCCGCAGGGTGAAGAATGCTCTGTCTTCGCTTGTATCTTCTCTCATCGCGATCCCagaccttcttcaaccctAGCTACACGAAGCCAGCCGTCAGAACAGAAAGAGGCCGAACCGGCGCGCAAGAGGATCAAGTTAGATTCTCGCCCTGAGCAGAAAGACTCATCAAAAGACGGTTTACCGAGTGCTCCTGGTAGCGGGAGGAGCACACCCGTCAAGAATCCCGAATCTCGAGCTCAAAGAACTGAGATTGCTCGACCAACCCCACGACAGCCTGCCAtttcgaagacgacggcaCCTATCAGGCGCGAGGCATCTACTGCCGGAAATCCGGGGTCCAGTCTGCCAGCTAGACAGGCCCCAAAGGAGTCGCTGAACCCGCGCATGCTCCCAAAGGCGCCTGCAACTTATAATGCACGCTCTGCTATCTTGAAGAAGTTGCATGATACTTTGAAGTCCTTGAATGACAAGCTTGCGAAAGACAAAGAGCTCGAGGACAAGTGCCTGATTTTAACACCTGACGAGCTTATAACGATGgccctggatgaggaagaaaaggcagCAAAAGACAACCCGACTGTGTACTCGAATGTCGTTAAGCTTCGGATTGTGAAATTGTCTAAACTGAGCAAAGAGGATTGGGCGAAAGAGCTCAAAGAATACCTCAATAAGAAATACTACAAGATCCAGCCCTCACAGGCCCCGAAAGAGCCGGAGCCTCTCACGACCGGCCTGAGCGTTGAGGAGGAAATCGCAATTGCAAGTAAATTAATAACACCGCTGCAAGGACTGGAAAATTACGGTTATGTGACTAGAGCACCTACGGCGGAGGAAATCGAAGTTGCAAGGAAAGGCGCCGTCGAATCAAAGGGTTGGGAGAAGTGTGAACGATGTAGCGGCCGTTTCCAGGTATTTCCTGGTCGCCGCGAAGATGGTTCACTAACCACTGGAGGAACATGCACCCACCATCCCGGCAAGGCTCTCTATcccccgaagaagaagacggaTCATGTAACTGGGGCCCGGGAGGCGTACTTCACCTGTTGTAACGAGACATTAGGGCAGTCCTCGGGATGCACCAAAGGCGAGACTCATGTTTTCAAGGTCTCAGAAACGAAGCGACTCGCATCGATTCTTCAATTTGAAACCACACCCGAAAACCAAGACAAGACGCCTAAAAGCCCGATATGCTTCGACTGCGAAATGGGCTATACGACTCTCGGGCTGGAGCTCATCCGAATGACAGCAGTCAGTTGGCCCGAGGGCAAGAAGATTCTAGACGTCCTCGTCCGACCACTAGGCGAAGTCTTAGACTTGAACTCTCGGTTCTCTGGCGTCTTTCCGGAGCATTACAACAAGGCTCTTCCATATAGCGCTCAAGCTGCTACATCATTAGAAACACCAACCGAAGATGCACCATTACAGGTAGTCGACTCACCCGCCACAGCGCGCGCACtactcttcaccttcttgcACCCAACCACACCCTTAATTGGCCACGCAATAGACAACGACCTAAACGCCTGCCGAATCATTCACCCTACGGTCATCGACACAGCCATCCTTTACCCACATCCAGCCGGCGGGCTTCCTTACCGGATGAGTCTGAGAACCTTGGCAAAGAAGCATTTAGACCGGGATATCCAGACCGGCGGGAATCGCGGGCACGATTCGAAGGAGGATGCAATTGCTACGGGGGATCTGGTTAGGGTTAAGGCGGCGGAGGCGTGGAAGACCTTGAAGGCGAGGGGGTGGGTAATGACGGATGGGGAACTTGTGGCGCCTCCAGGGCAAGAGGACATTTCTATATTTCCACAGTTGAGGCTTGGGAGTGGAGCTGGGGTGAAGAGGTCCAGTGAAGCGGCGAATTCATAG